A genomic segment from Cyprinus carpio isolate SPL01 chromosome A4, ASM1834038v1, whole genome shotgun sequence encodes:
- the LOC109052703 gene encoding transcription factor Spi-C-like, whose product MGSLENDINQDFQDAIDVIQHHSQIRPYDTENKYYENLESQQSSVRHAISYYQFTPHFEPPGPMYDWNESSSWSHIVPDVSLGPLCSAEPSAFFSNLPQRHGKGRKKLRLYEYLHEALHDDNMGDSIQWMDRGSGIFHFISKNKEKLAECWGQRKGNRKTMTYQKMARALRNYSRTGEIVKVRRKLTYQFNPAILQRLSSLSGYSSGPSSRDMALQMQGSAEHVYYSSPLQDCHYWCGQYSHQCEYDLATVLTMHEDPKIGVSAQ is encoded by the exons ATG ggatcTCTTGAAAATGACATCAATCAAGATTTTCAGGATGCCATAGATGTAATTCAGCATCACTCTCAGATACGGCCTTATGACACAG aaaataaatactatgagAATTTGGAAAGTCAACAGTCCTCTGTGAGACACGCCATCTCATACTATCAGTTCACACCTCATTTTGAGCCTCCAGGACCGATGTACGACTGGAATGAATCCTCA TCATGGTCTCACATTGTACCAGATGTTTCTCTGGGGCCATTGTGTTCTGCTGAGCCTTCAGCGTTTTTTTCAAATTTACCACAGCGCCATGGAAAAG GTCGTAAGAAGTTACGCTTATATGAATATCTGCATGAGGCCCTTCACGACGACAACATGGGAGACTCCATCCAGTGGATGGACCGAGGGAGCGGCATCTTCCATTTCATctcaaaaaataaagagaaactgGCTGAATGCTGGGGTCAGCGCAAGGGCAACCGCAAGACCATGACCTACCAGAAAATGGCACGCGCTCTCCGCAACTACAGCCGCACGGGTGAGATTGTGAAAGTGCGTCGCAAGCTCACCTATCAGTTCAATCCAGCTATACTGCAGCGATTAAGCTCACTGTCAGGCTACAGCTCAGGCCCTTCTTCCAGAGACATGGCCCTTCAAATGCAAGGCTCTGCTGAGCACGTCTACTACAGCTCTCCTCTACAGGACTGTCATTACTGGTGCGGCCAATACTCTCACCAGTGCGAGTACGATCTTGCTACTGTACTGACAATGCATGAGGACCCCAAAATAGGTGTTTCAGCTCAGTGA